The segment ATAGATCACGCGAAGATCATCGATGTATTCCTTTTCTGAATGATAAGCATGCTCATGCAAATGATCTTTATCAACCGATTCAAGCGTACGCTGTAATCTGTAATACATGTATCGGAGCTTAATCCGGTAGGCTTCGCTTCGATTCTTCCCCGCCCACTCTTTTTCAATATGTTCCTTTCCAATTACTTCATCATCTTTTTGAATCGAGGCTAAGAGTTCATCAGAGACCTTCACTCTCGCGGTTGAAACACTAAGGCTCATAATGGCGGCTTCGAGTGACGCCAAGTATTTTTTGAGTATCACGGTTTTGAGATAGCGCAAGGTTTCGCGCGTGACATCGTGCGTGACGAACGGATGCCCATCGCGGTCGCCACCCGTCCAAGAGTGAATCCGCAGAAATGGCGGAATGTGAAATTCAGCTTCGGGGTAATGCGCTTTAAGAGATTGCTCCAATTCGTGATAAAGCGCCGGGATAATCGGATAGAACACACGCTCGAGGTAGTATAACTGACTTTGAACCTCGTCTTTCACCGTAAGTTTTGTAGATCGCGCTTCTTCAGTTTGCCATAACGAAGTAATTTGATAGTAGAGTTCTTCCATCATTTCCATTCGTTCGCGCTCGCTGTGGTTTGGGTTATCGAGCCGCTCTAAAATGGTTGCAATATGACGCCGCTTCCGAAGAATGGTGTGGCGCAATGCCTCGGTGGGGTGAGCCGTAAGCGTGGGAAGAATTTCAAGATTTGAAAGGAGGGCTTTAATGTCATCTGCCTTTATCCCGCGCGATTTCAACCCGCGAATGGTTTCTTCAATTGCTCCCGGAAGAATATTCCCGCCTGCGGCTGCTTTGCGTTCGCGGCGAATAAAGTGATACATATCGGCCACATTGAGCAAATGAAAATATGTTCCGAATGCACGGATTAAATCAAGTGATTCTCTTTGGCTTAAGCCTTTAATGATTTCAGTGAGTGCCTTTACCCCACCATCAAATTGGTCTTGATTGGAGGATGACGGTGATTTACTTCGAAGATCTTTACAGAGCAGACGAATTTTTTCTTCTAACTCTAAAAATGAACTTCCTTCTTGCTCAGTAAGCACATCGCCCAAAATATTCCCGAGCATTTTCACATCATCGTGCAAGCGATTCTCGCCGTTTTGAAATAGATCATGTTGATGCGAGTCGATTTTCGCGCTTTGTTCTAAATGGCTTTGTGGAACAAGGATTTCAGGTTGGGTTTCTGTTTTCATAGCGGTACTCCTTAGGTTAATTATTGGTTTCAATGTACGGATTGACCCATTGAGATTCAAAGCCGTTTCTATCTCTCTCCGAATCGAGTTTTCATTGTATTTTAGGATTAACTCGGTGGTTATCACCCGAAAATCTTAGGATCATCAATGCCATATTCAAAACCTGCGGCCTCTGCGCCTTCATCAGTTGAAAAAGAAATTGCCAAGCTTCGCGACCGAATCAATCGTGAATTGATTACCGTTTTTCCGCAAACCCAGCCGAAGTCACTCTATGAACCGGCTCGGTATATCATCACCGGAAGTGGCAAACGCATTCGCCCAATTTTGGTGATTATTGGCGCAAAGTGCATTTCAAATAAAGTGGATGCGGTTATGCCCGTCGCTCTTGCCGTTGAAATTCTCCACAACTTCACGCTTGTGCATGATGACATTATGGATAAGGCCGACCTTCGCCACGGCCGCGAAACTGTTCACAAAAAGTGGGATATCGATACCGCCATTCTTTCGGGCGATGTCATGCACGCGATTTCCTATCAACTCATCACCCGCTCGAAAGTCAAAAATCCACTCCCAATTCTTGATTTGTTTCTTTCGGCCACCATTACCGTTTGCGACGGACAAGCCTTCGATAAAGAATTTGAAACCCGCCACAATGTCACCTTGCCCGAGTACCTCACAATGATTGATTACAAAACAGGTCGCTTAATTTCAGCTGCACTTGAAATGGGTGGCCTTGCCGTCGGCGCAACCAGCATTCAAGCCAAAGCCCTGCGCGACTTCGGTAGTTCAATTGGCCGCGCCTTTCAAATTCAAGATGATTTATTAGATGTAATGGGCGGCGAAAAGTCGGGCAAAACCGTGGGCGGAGACATCATTGAAGGCAAAAAAACTTTTCTCCTCCTTAAATCTCTTGAGCTCGCCAAAGGTAAAGACCGAGCACTTCTTCAAACTGTAATCAAAGAAAAGGGCATTGATAAATCCCGCGTACCTGAAGTGAAGGCGGTCTTTGAAAAGTGTGGTGCAGTTCAAGAAGCCAAGAATGCTATCGAAACGGAATACAATAAAGCCCTGAAACTTGCCTCTAAACTTCCCAATAAAGACGGCCGCGACATGCTGCTCGGCCTTGCGGCCTATTTGATGAAGAGAGACTATTAGGAATTTTAGAATTGTGAGTTGCGAGTTAAGAAATAAGAGTTAAGGATAAAAGTCGAAATTCACCAAATAGGACATACCGAGATTTATGATGCTCGTCAAGCTCGCGATGCAGCGCGTCCGCAATCCTTCATGAAAAGAATTTTACGTTTCTTTTAATCCTCTTTTCTTTCCTTCTTTATTTCTCCCTTCAAAATTCTATATTTCATCGCCTGAATTTATTGCACATTAAACAAACCATTTATGTTCCAATTTCTTGATCGTGAGCATTCTATTGCCCCGCCCAATTTCAATCGTTGGCTGTTTCCGCCGGCGGCACTTGCTGTTCATCTTTGCATCGGCCAAGTGTATGGTCTCTCCGTTTTCAACATTCCAATGACAAAGCTTATCGGGATTACAGAACCGGCAAAAGGGCTTGATTGGACAAT is part of the Chloroherpetonaceae bacterium genome and harbors:
- a CDS encoding polyprenyl synthetase family protein, translated to MPYSKPAASAPSSVEKEIAKLRDRINRELITVFPQTQPKSLYEPARYIITGSGKRIRPILVIIGAKCISNKVDAVMPVALAVEILHNFTLVHDDIMDKADLRHGRETVHKKWDIDTAILSGDVMHAISYQLITRSKVKNPLPILDLFLSATITVCDGQAFDKEFETRHNVTLPEYLTMIDYKTGRLISAALEMGGLAVGATSIQAKALRDFGSSIGRAFQIQDDLLDVMGGEKSGKTVGGDIIEGKKTFLLLKSLELAKGKDRALLQTVIKEKGIDKSRVPEVKAVFEKCGAVQEAKNAIETEYNKALKLASKLPNKDGRDMLLGLAAYLMKRDY